A segment of the Asinibacterium sp. OR53 genome:
TTCAACATGGTGAGCATATCGGGTGTAATGTTGAAACGAATTTCTTTTTCTTCTCCCTTGTCAAGGCTTACCCGTTGAAACGCTTTCAGTTCTTTCACAGGCCTTGCCACGGATGCCAGTTCATCGTGCAGGTATAATTGCACCACTTCATCAGATTTATAATTACCTGTGTTTTTCAGTTTAAAGCTGAGCGACAATGTTTCTCCTGTTTTGATCACATGTTTCGCCAACCGGAGATCCGAATAGGTAAAACTTGTGTAACTCAACCCGAATCCAAACGGAAACAGCGGCATTCCGGTAAGGTTGTTATAATCGTCGCCGCGGCCGGTAGGTTTGTGGTTATAAACCAGCGGTAGTTGCGCTTCCGATACAGGGAATGTAATGGGCAGTTTACCTGAAGGCGACCGGTCTCCGAATAAAATAGCCGCCACTGCATCTCCGCCTGCTTCGCCCGGATACCATACATCCAGCACACCATTCACTTTATCCAGCCAGTTGCGCATCGTAACAGCGCTGCCGCCTACCAGCAATACCACAACCCGTTTACCCGAAGCAGCTACACGCTGTAACATTTCATCCTGCAAGCCCGGCAACGCCAGTGAAGCCCTGTCCCTGAACTCTCCTTCTTCAATACCAGCAACCACTACCGCTATATCAGCGCCGGCTGCTGCATTCACTGCTTGCTGTATCTTGTATTCGCTGCTGTCTTGCACACCTGCATTCCAAATGAGGTGGAACCGTGCATTACCCGCCGGTTCAAAATATTCTACCCTGATATCGTAAGCTTTTTCTTTTTCAAAATGAAAATTGGCCAGCTTCGTAGCATAGCTCTGTTTTTGCCAATTATCGATGATGAGTTGGTCGTTGATAAACAAACGGTAGCCATCGTTACCGTCGATACCAATATCAACATTACCCGTTACAGGAGATTGGATCTTCCCCGTCCATCTTGCCGAGAAAAAATCATAATTGATCTTTGCGGGATCGGGAGAAAACAAAGTCCACTGAAAATTGATGGCCGCATCCACCCTTGATAGTACCGGCGTTCCTTGCAGCGTAATATTGTTGAAATAAGCTGCAGATAATCCTGGCACCCTTTTTCCATTTTGCATGGTGAATAAACAACTATCCGGAACGACCGTCCAGGTTTGATGTTGCCTTCCAGGTCCGGGTGCGTACACTACCTGCCAATTATTTCCGGCTCTTTCTTGTATACCTGCCAGGATGGATTGCTTATGAATACCGGGACCGCTGTAACCACCCAGCCGCGCTTCGACAGCGTCTGTACCAAGCACCGCAATTTTTTTGAGGGATGTGGTAAAAGGCAATACCTGGTGATCGTTCTTCAGCAGCACCATTGAACGGATGGCTGCTTCTTTGGCCAGTTCCCGGTGTTGTTGGATGCTCCACTGCTCCAGCATCGATGCATCTACATAAGGTTTTTCAAAAAGACCCAGTTCGAATTTTGCCCTTAATACCCTGGCTACGGCGCTATCAATGGCGCCTGGTCTCATGCTCTTATCGAGAAAATGTTTTTCGAACAATTGATGGTGTTCATACGCAGTCTGAAAGATCACATCCAATCCGTTCTCAATAGCCTGCTTGCCGGCTTCTGCATAATCTGCTGCCGTAAAATGTAATACATTGGCGCCACCGGTGGCTCCTGCATCGGACAACACGAATCCTTTGAACCCCCAGTCTTTCCTGAGTTTTTTATTCAGCAACCAGTCATTGGCAGAACAAGGCGAACCGTCCAGTGAATTGTATGCTGTCATGATACTCCTGGCGCCGCCCTTTTGTATCACCGCTTTGAAGGGGACAAAATAAGTTTCTTCGAGCAACCGTTCATTGTAATGGATCGGGTAACTATCCCGACCACCTTCGCCATGGTTCACCGCAAAATGTTTGGGATTGGTGATGATCCCTCTTTGTTCAAATGCTTTTACAAAAGCCACACCCATGGCTGCCGAGAGTACCGGATCTTCTCCATAAGTCTCTTCCACCCTTCCCCAGCGCGCATCGGTGGCCAGGTTTACCACCGGTGAAAGAATATGACGAATGCCTCTCGATTTTGTTTCATTGGCAATGGCAGCAGCTACTTTGTTCATTAATGTGGTATCCCAGGTAGCTGCCAGGGCAATCGCCTGGGGAAAAGCAGTGGCTTCATCGCGGATGAGGCCATGCAATGCTTCATCGAAAGCAATGATGGGAATGCCCAGTCTTGTTTGTTCTACAAAATACTTTTGTATGCTGTTGATCTTTTGAAGGGTTTGTTGCGCGGTTTGTCCGGATTGATAATTCAACAGTTGTGCGGCGGCACCATGCTGCTGTTGCACGGTATTTACCTGGAAACCAAAAATGCCATTCTTATATTTTGAAGGATCATTACCCAGGTCGCCCGGTATCATGAACAGTTGCCAGAATTTTTCTTCCGGTGTCATGCGCTTCAGCAAGTCTTTTACCCGCACTTCTATGGGAAGGCGGGCGTTCTTATAAGCCGGAATCGTTTGTGCAATGGAAGGGTTGGCCAGGGCCAGGCAAAGCAGGAGAAATATGGTTATTTTTTGCATACAACTGTTAATAATACACTTATTATCCGAATGGACTGTAAGTTGCAGCAGCTTTTCTGATTTTCAACCAGGATTCTTCTATTTATAGGGGAAACTGCTTCTTCAGCAATGGCAGGTTCCCTGTTGAACAGGCGGGCATTTAACCGACCCGTAGCTGCAATACACACAGCAGTCGCCCGCCTTGGGTTGCAGGCGCTGGTGGCAGTTTTCGCATACATAGAAATACTGGCATGCATCGGTGGGCATGGTTTCTTCTTTTTGATGTCCGCAGTGGGGACAAGTAATGATAGATTGCAATTGTACCGCAGTATTTGACATACTATGAGATTTTGTTCCCGGCTGTTATTTGCCGGGGGATGGAGATATTACTTTATAGCCTGTTTCATTTTCGATGACGCCAGCCAGTTGTTGCAACGATATACTCGTGCTATCGAATTGGATGGTTACAGTGCCCTGGGGATAAGAGGTGTGAACCTGTTGCACACCTTTCTTTTTCAGCAAAGCGTTGTTCACATGTCCCTCGCAGGCTTCACAGTCCATGCCCTGTAAGTGTAATACAGCCTGCTGCTGGTTGGGCAAATGATTCGCTGCCTGTTGCTGCGGGATTTGAGGTTGCAAATATTTTGCATAATAGGGAAAGGCTGACAGCAAAAGGGAGACCGCCGCAACGATCCAAAGAAAAGATTTTGATTGCAAAAAGCTGCGCTTTGTTTCGCATGCACATTCGTCTTTCGCTTTTGGTTTATACGCCTGGTAAAAAGCAAACCCCAGGATCAATACCGTTGCCCCTAACAAGTAAGGCCTGAGCGGTGCAGCCCAGCTAAATGCGGCAACAGCGCTGCCGGTACCGCTTATAATGGCCAGTGCAGGAACAATACAGCATAACGATGATGTCAGCGCCAGCACCAGTCCGGAACCAAGCAGTATCTTATTGTTTTTTTCGTTGCTCATATTGCCGCTGCTTTTGCATTCAACTGGTTGATGATCTTAAAGAACGGCCTCAACAATTTCAGGTGCTCCGTTTTAAGGGAATAGAAAATCGTTTGACCCTCTTTACGCGATTCGATGATATTACCATCTTTCATTTTGCGCAGGTGCTGCGAAATAGCTGGTATGCTCATGCCAAGGATATCACTGAGGTCACAGGGGCAAAGTTCTTTTTCTTCTTCCAGCAGGTATAAGATCTTCAGCCGGACGTCGTTTCCGGCCAATGACAAGATACCAGATAGTTGCGAAAATGATCTTTCATTGTCAGCTATCTTTTCCCTGCAATCATTGATCTGCTCCGGATTGGCATTTTCACGAATACAAGTCCTCCTCATAACGAATAACTTTCTCACAAAAATAAACCTATTTTACTATTTAAGCAATTAGTTAAATAACTATCTCACAATCACCAATGCCTTGACTGTCTAGTCCTAAAATACTTTTATTTTTTTCCACCGGGTTTCCTGCTGGCCATTTTCACACTCTGCAACTGAATGGCCGACACTTCCCCCGGAATGGCCAGCGCGAAAGGATACTTGAGATGATACTTTTCTGTTGCACTCGGGATGCTTGGATGATCCTTGGGCAACCACATCCCATGAAACTGCAAGCCTTGTACGGCCAAAAGTCTTATCCTATCGGGCAATATGGTCCCTGAAACCGCAGGCTGTCGCAACAAAAGCTGCATATGCCGGCTCCCAGGGGAAGATTTGAAGTACAGCAAGGCTTTGCTGCTGTCGAAGGCGTAATAACACGCGAAACAATGAGGTCTGCCGTCCCCATCCACACAGCAGATCGAAGCGCATGTTTGCCGCTCGATAAACCGAATGATCGACTCTTCCATATAGTTATTGTTTTAGCCACCCTGCTTCCCTGTACCAGCCGATGGCCTGCCTGAGACCTTCTTCCAGCCCAAAACAGGGCTTGAATCCGAGCTCTGTCATCTCCGGGCAACAGACGCTCCAGTTAAGCGCCTTGAAATCCCGGAGACGGTCCCGGTTCAGGAAGGTAGCCCTCCCTGTGATATACCCCATTGCCTCTGCGATACTTGCGACGCCTGATACCATCCAGGCCGGCAGTGCCACCGGGATGGCGCTCTTGTTCAGAACAGAGCCTGCGATATGGGCAAAACTCTTCTGCGTATACACACGGAGATCGGATATCAGGAATTGTTTGTGCAAAACCGGTGATTCCACGCATAAAAAAACTGCCTGGCAGAGATCATTCACATGCAGGAAACTAAGCAGTCGACCCTCATCCCTCAATCCGATATCAAGCCGCTGTTGTAAGCACTTCAGTACTGGTAAAAAGCCCGTGTCCCGCGGGCCGTACACGGCAGTGGGATTGATAATGACAAACGGAAAATCCCTGAGAGCGAAAAGAAACTGTTCGGCTTCCAGCTTGCTTTGCCCATATTTCGACACAGGGTTTCGCTCCTGGGCAAGAGAAATAGGCGTTCTCTTGACGCCAGGCCCGAACGAGGCCAGGCTGCTGAGGTAAACAAATTTACGGGGAATAAGGCCATTCCGCATCAGCGCATGGACCAAACGCCTCGTGTGCCCGCAATTCACCACGCGGTAATCAGCCGGGCGAACGGCTTTGGTTACACCAGCGGCATGAATGACCACGTCCAGTTTGTCATACCTATCCCTGAACCCTCGCAGGGCAAGATCCAGCGCCTCGTCGTCGCTAAGATCCAGTTCCAGGAAGCGGATACCGGGATGCGCCAGGTATTTGCGTCGGCTGCTGTTCCTTATTCCCGCAAAGGTATTGAAGCCTCTTTGGAGAGCTTCGTCCACTAAAGCGCTGCCGATAAAACCGCTTGCTCCCGTGATCAAAATATTACGCATGCTCGTTCAGGTATCTTATATAACAACGCCGCCGTTTATGCTGCGTGGCCTCATAGTGTTCCCAGATGGCGCGGATGTTGCGATTGGTTTCCAGTTCGGGGTTGGACTCGGCATAGGCAATGCCATTTGCGATGTACGATTTTGTGATCTCATGCATCAGCAAGGCAACGGCTCCCTTCCCTTGCCATGCTTTATCGACGGCTACCAGGTACAGGTCGGCGAGGTTGTTTTTTCTCAATGCCTTCAGGATATACGCAAACCCAAAAGGCAACAATCTCCCCTTTACCTTTTTCAGGGCGGCGGAGAGCGAAGGCATAGTGATCCCACACGCTATCAGTTTGCCGTTCTCATCGGTCACCAGCGGAACGAAATCGGTACGGATAAACGAAAAATACTGTTTGGTGTAATATGCGATCTGCTTTTCCGTCAGAGGGACTACTCCATATAGATGGGAATAGGTTTCATTGATCAGGTCGAAGATAGCATTTGCGTAAGGAAGGATGTCTTTGGGTCGGCGCGCCTTTATTACCTGCAATCTGAATCGCTGCCTAACAACGGCGGCCATCCTCTCCAGTTTCTCCGGCATTGTTGACGGCACCTTTATCTGGTATTCGACCCAATCGGCATCCTTTACATAGCCGGCCTTTTCCATCAGGGATGGGTAATAAGGATAATTGTAAATGGCAGCCAGTGTGCCCACCTGATCGAATCCATTCACTAGCATTCCTTCGCGGTCCAGGTCGGTAAAGCCCATCGGGCCGTGGACCGCGGTCATGCCTGTTTCACTGGCCCAGATCTCGACCTGGGCGAGCAAGGCAAGGCCGACGCTGTCATCATCTTCAAAATCGAACCAGCCAAAACGCATATACTTGCTGCCCCATTTGTCGATATAGGCCTGGTTAAGGATGCCCGCAATGCGCCCGACTATTCTCTCTTGCCGGTATGCCAGCCAATAGCGAGCTTCGCAATAGTCGAAAGCCGGGTTTTTGTCCTTCCGCAATGTGGCCATCTCGTCAAAACGCAAGGGAGGCACATAAAAAGGATCATTCTTGTACAACCGGTAGGGGAAGTCAATAAAATTCTTTAGCTGCCTTGGGGCCATCACCTCCCGGATCACGATGTCCATTGGATTTGTCATACGTTTATGCCTGTTTGATACCAAATAGTTGAAGTTCGCGGCTGACCTTTTCAAGCGCAGACAAGGCCATGTCGAGCTGCCGGCGGGTATGAGTGGCCATGACCGACATCCGCACCATAGCCGCATCGCTCCTGACCGCCGGGGACACTACCGGGTTCACAAATATGCCCCGGTCGAACAAACGTTGCGTAAATTCGAATGTGAGCCGGTTATCCCTGATGTAAATGGGTATGATGGGAGTCATGGAACAATGGGTATCGAACCCCAGCTGATCCAACATTTTCGCCATATAAGCGGTATTGTCCCGGAGGGCTTCCTGTCTCTCCGGTTCTGCCTGGATGATCTCCAGCGCAGCCATGGCGGCGGCGGCGGCGGAAGGTGGAATGCTGGCGCTGAAGATCAGCGCCCTGCTATGGTGCTTGAGATAGTTGATCATTTCCCGGGTGGACGCGACAAAACCGCCGACAGAAGCAAGCGACTTGCTGAAGGTGCCCATAATGATATCTACCTGGTCTGTCAGTCCGAAATGATCGGCCGTACCCCGGCCCGATTCTCCCAGCACGCCGATAGAATGGGCATCGTCTACCATGAGAAGCGCCTCGTATTTTGCAGCCAGCGCTGCGATCTCCGGCAGTTTGCAGATATCTCCCTCCATGCTGAATATGCCGTCCACAACGATCATCCTAATGCCTTCTCCTTCCACGGCACGCAGGATCCTTTCCAGGTCATTCATATCGTTGTGCGCGAATTTCAGGACCCGGGAAAATGAAAGCCGGCTGCCCTCTATGATAGAGGCGTGATCCGCCTCGTCCAATATCAACACGCCGTTCCTTCCCGTCAATGACGCCACGGTTCCCAGGTTTGCTTGGAAACCGGTAGTAAAAACCAACGCTGCCTCCTTCCCGACAAAATCAGCCAGCCTTTCTTCCAGCCGGATATGCAGCCGGGAAGTGCCGTTCAGAAATCTCGACCCCGAACAGCTGCTGCCGTATTTGTCGATCGCCTGTTTCGCAGCGGCGGTCACTTTCGGATGGTTGGTAAGCCCCATATAGCTGTTGGAACCGAACATCAGGAGTTTTTTACCCTGGATGACTATCTCCGTATCCTTGTTCTCGCCGATAGGCCTGAAATAAGGATAGATTCCGGCATTTTTTAATTCGTCGGGCGCCGTATACCCGGCTAATTTTTCAACTAACTTTCTTTGTATCATATTGTTCTTTACGCTGAAGTTTGCGGACTGATCTTTCGATACCGCTGAGAAGACGGTCTGCTTCATTCGGATCGAAATCGATATGGTTCTGTTTTTTAACGCCATGATCCCACAATTGGACATGAAGGGACGGGACTACGCCATGATTGCCCAGGCAAGCCCTGACACATGCAAGCGGGCAACCGTCGATAGCAACGATCTTCCTTCCGGACAATGCCTTTCGGACAAGGCTTTTCACATTGCCTCCGACACCCGCGATGCAGGACATCTCCGCCAACCCGTTCCTGTCCAGACGCAGCGCAAGGTAATTGGCCATCTGTGCAGCGCTGGAACAGCCGGAACAGGAATACACCAGTGGAATCTCCTCTATTTCAGTAGTATTTTTCATTGTGAAGCATTTCTCTATTTACCCCTGAACCTGGGGGATTAAACATTGATCCGGATTCGTTATCCTTTTTTCGGCGACCGCCTCCTTTACCGCTTTTCTGCGGGTAAGGACGAACCAAACCAACGGTATCACTCCCCCGCAAGTGAACACGGCGCCTCCTGCAATACGCATCCAGGTAAGGGTCTGGAAAACCGGGCCCTCGACAAAAGCCCCGCTGCGCGCGTACCAAAGACCGTTTTCCGTCACGGCGTTGAATTGGTAGATACCGGCCGGGAACAGATCAAGCAGGACCATCAGCAGCAAGCCGGTATTAATAGACCAGAAAATACCGGTAACGATCCGGGTATTCCAACGCTCGGGCTTGAAAAGGAGCTGGCAACAAAATAGAATGGCGGCCAGCGCAAGGTTACCGTATACGCCCATGAGCGCGGCATGCCCGTGGTTGACTGTTAGATAGGTTCCATGTTCATAGTAATTGGCGATCGGCAGGTTGATGATGAAGCCGAGTACGCCTGCACCGAAAAAATTCCAGAAATTGACCCCTAGCAGGAACAAAAATACTTCGCGGAATCCGAAGACTGTCTTTCCATTTCCATTCGTTCCGCCACCATTTTCCAGTATACGGGGCAGTTTGCTGAACCGGTACGCCTCCAGCGTAAGTAACACCAGCGGTATCACCTGCAATGTCGAAAAGACGGAGCCCAGCGCCATCGTAAACACTGGTTTCCCGTTCCAGTAAAAATTATGGGAGATGCCCAACAACCCTGAGCCCAGGAAAAGCAACGTGGCCAGGTAGATCACTCGGATGGCCGCCTGCTTGCTCACCAACCCCATCAATACCATGAAATAACCAATCAGCACGGTGGTGAACACCTCGAAAAATGCTTCTGCCCACATATGGATGACCATCCATCGCCAGAAATCGGCGATCACGAAGTTGGTCTTCGGCGTAGCGATGAACCCGGAGACGAGCAGCAGGATAATGCTCGCCGCGGCATATACCAGCCAGTTCGGCAATGCCCACGGCTGCCGAAGACTCATCACGGGGCGGACTCCCCTGTAGAGCACGATGAACCACAATACAAACACGGTGCCCAGCACTACTTCCCACAATTTACCCATCTCGATGTATTCCCAGCCCTGGTGACCTAGCCAATACCACTTATTACCGAGGATACCCTTCGGCCCCAGCAGAATACCCGCAAATGCACCGGCTACCAGCAAAGCGGTAAGCCAAAAGACAATACGGATCAGGCGCACCTGGCCCGCCGGCTGCACGGGCGAGACCAGCGACATCATAAAAAAAGACGCCCCGATCCAGCAGGCCGATATCCACAACAGGGATAGCTGTACGTGCCAGCTCCTGGTAACTGTCACCGGCAACACCTTGGAAAGGTCAACGCCGAAGAAATGAACAAAGCCTACAAAATCATGCACCGTCAGGATGCCGGCGAGCACCTGGATGCCGAATAGGATGACGGCCGTATAAAAGAAGGGGAAAGAGGCCCTTTGAACAGCATCGGGCCGGAATCTTCCGACCTCCTGCTTCGTCATGAACGACCGGGCATTCTTGGTGTATACCCTGTCATCCAGCTTTTCCAGTCTGCCATGATAATACAGCACCAACCCCAGGCCGAATATCAATCCCAGGGAGCCGAGGATACTCCATAAAATGATGGCCGGACTCGGCCGATTGCCCGCAGCCGGGTCGTATGGCCAGTTATGGGTATAGCTGTAGACCTTGCCCGGCCGTTCTACTCCGCACACCCAGGCTCCCCAGAAAAAGAAAGCGCTCAACGACCGTATCTCCTCACTATCGGTGAGATACCCGGCCGGTTTAAACGACTCAGGGCCGTGAGCTGCGAACTTTTGAAGCTGGAATTTCAATAGGTCCTCAGCGGCATAAGCCTGTGCGTCCGTCAACGTCACGGAGTTGGTGCCGGCGTTATATCGGTTATCCTTGATCTCCGACTTTACCTGCTCGCCGATCCCTCTATCGGCTAAAACGTCTTGCAGATCGGCCGGTCGTTTCGCGAGGTAGTACTGCTGCATGGACAAAGCAATGTGGTGAAGGGCCTCCGCGGTGAAATCGGGCCCCCTGTTGGCACCGTCACCGAACATGCTCCCGTAGTCCATCAACGCATATTTCTGGAAGATGGCCTGTCCGTTCAATATATCCGCTTTGCGGTAGATGATCGCTCCTTCCGCCGAAACATAGTCGGGGACAGGCGGCGCCTCTGTATACGTGTGGATACCGATCATCATGACCCCGGCGGCGCTGACGGTAAAGATCAACAGCAAGGGAAGCCACCAGTTCCGGGGGTTAAGCAGGTAATTGATAAAATTTTCTTTTGCCATAAAGCAGGGTTTATTTGGCAAATATAATAATTAAGGACAATTTTGTCCTTAATTATGTTACAGATCACAAAAATATTTCGTTTCGAAACGGCGCATGCCATACACGGATACCCCGGCCCGTGCAGCAACCTCCACGGGCATTCCTACCGACTGCACGTTACCGTAGCAAGGCAGCGCGACAATGATGGTCGCTTACCACCGACGGGGTTCATCATGGATTTCAAGCAGCTGAAACGCCTCGTGAATCATGGGATCGTCTCCCTGTTCGATCATCACACCATCCTGTCATCGGCCTACCTGGTCTGCCATCCTCCCGTCGCCGCGATTTCGAATCTATGGATATGGGAAACCGAGCCGACGGCAGAGAATATGCTGCTTTATATTCGCGATTCCCTGCAGCAACAGCTGCAGCCCGATGTGGTTCTGAGAAGACTCAGGCTCTTTGAGACCGACGACTCTTATGCCGAATGGGAGGAGGATAAAATGTGTTAAATTGCGCATCAAAACGTTCCATGTTCTCAAAAGCAACCGAATACGCCTTGCGGGCTGCTATTTTTATTGCCCAGAAGAGCAGCGAGGATAACAAGCTGGGCATCGATGAGATCGCCAGGGCCATCAATTCACCCCGGTCGTTCACGGCAAAGACTCTCCAGTTGCTCAGCGCAGACAATAAGATCGTGCATTCCACACGCGGCCCCAACGGCGGGTTTTATATGTCCGAAAAAGCCCGGAAGCTTCCCGCACGAGCCATCCTGGAAGCCATGCAGGAGGATGACTTGCTAGAAAAATGCGTCCTCGGCCTGAAACAGTGTTCCGAAGCAAAACCCTGCCCGATGCATTCGGAATACAAATCGATCAAGCTGCAATTGAAAACCCTTTTCGAAACCACCACTATCCAGCAGCTTGCCGATGAGTTGGGGAAGGGCGATAGCAAGACGAAGGCAGGAGTTACGATATTATACAAATAAAATAATTTATGGAACCGAAACCTGTCAAGCGAGATGAAAATATCCTGAAATTATCCAGGGATCATCACTTTGGCTTGCTGTTTTGCTGGAAGATCAGGCAGGGGTTGAAAAATGGGGCAAGCCCTGCCCGCATCGTTGCTTATATCCGGCATTTCTGGGAGAAACACCTCCGGGAACACTTTGAAGAGGAAGAGACTATTCTCTTCACGCCACGGAAGGACATCCTGGTGGAAAAAGCATTGGATGATCATCGGGATATCCGGCTCCATATCGAATCGCTTGCAGCAGACGCGAAACACGGGGAGCTCGACCTCTTAGCCGATAAAGTCGACAAGCACATCCGCTTTGAAGAACGGCAGCTTTTTCCACATCTGGAGAAGATATTGAGCAAGGAGCAGCTAAAAGATATAGGGGAGCGATTGGGAAAGAACCAAACTCCCCTGAAAGACGAATACGCGGATGAATTCTGGGCTATTCAGGATACCAAATAAATTCCCGAAGCTTTTTTTCGTCAATGATCCGGATATATTTGCCCTGGGTACTGACGATACCTTCACCGGACCACTTCGTGAACAGCCGGAAAACCGCTTCATAGGCCGTCCCCGCATAGCACGCGATATCCAGCCGGGTGATGGGAACGGAAATATACCCTTCTGCATTCAGTCCAAAAACCTCTTGGATAGTAAAAAGCGCTTCTGCGACCCTGCCCTTGACCGGCATGACCGCAAGGCTGCGCATCCGGCTTTCCGCTCTTTGCAGCTCCCCGGCATATAGTTGCATCATCGCATAAAGAAAAGATGGGTTGGTCTTGAAGGTACTTTCCAGGAACTCATTGCGGATAAAACAGATCCTGGTGTGATCGAGGGCCGTTGCCGATACCGGGAAGGCTGTTCCGTGGGTTTGACCACGATGCCCGAGTACGTCTCCAAGGGTTGCAAAACGAACGATGAAATCTTTATCACCACCCCAGTATTGGTGAATTTTAACCGCTCCATCATAAATGAAATAGATGCCCCTGACTTCCTCCCCCTCCCGAAAAATGGCTCGACCCTTCTTGAAGTAAAGGGTTTGTTTTTCGGTCGCTATCGCCCCGTTCCACTCCGGAAGACAATTCTGGCATAAAAAGCATCGGCTGAGGTCGCAGGTATCTCGGTCTGTCATCGGTCCGTTAATTGATCGTTGTGTTGTACAAGTCCTTTGATCGTCAGGGCGGCTGACACCGTCTGTGCTTCAACCCCATCCAGGATCTGTCGTATCCCACCACGCCGGTCTAAAATATAGATGGCATTGGAATGGCTGAAGTCGCCGTTTGCAAGCCGTTGGTATCTCACGTTCAGCGCCATGGACAATTCTCTTACCTGGCCGGCGTTGCCATGGAGCAGCACCCAGTGATCGTCCAGTTGTTGTTGTCCGGCGAACCGGCTCATCTGTACAGGATCGTCCCGCTGCACGTCGAACGACACCAGGACGAATCCGACCTCATTTTTTTCGGCCGTAGGCAAAGCTCTTTGTATGGCTTTCATGTCCGCCACCAGTCGGGGGCAAGCATACCTGCAATGCGTGAAAACCATCGCCACGACTTGCACTTTTCCCTTCAAATCCCATAAAGACAAGGAATGGTTGTGTTGATCCGTCCACAAGCCGGGCAATTGGTACACGGAAGCGTCGCCGGACAGCCGGGTTGTAAGAAGCGATACGGCGGCGGCATCTTCTTTTGCGCAGCAAGGCTTAGGAGCAACGACAGGTCTCCTGTTACAGGACAATACCAGGATGCAGCCAAGCAATAAGAAGATATGGAATTTCATGGCGAACAGTTGTAATTTGAATGATGGTGTGCATTGTCTTCAATATCCTGCGCGCACCGGAACCCCAGGCTTCCCACGGTATAAGCAGCCTGGAGGCTTCCGCGGAAGGCGTACCGCATATACGCAGCATAGTCTTCCTTATTGAAGGTGCCGAGCGAACCGGCCCCACAGGTGAAAGTATTGGCAGCCTTCCCTGCGCTCTG
Coding sequences within it:
- a CDS encoding glycoside hydrolase family 3 protein; the encoded protein is MQKITIFLLLCLALANPSIAQTIPAYKNARLPIEVRVKDLLKRMTPEEKFWQLFMIPGDLGNDPSKYKNGIFGFQVNTVQQQHGAAAQLLNYQSGQTAQQTLQKINSIQKYFVEQTRLGIPIIAFDEALHGLIRDEATAFPQAIALAATWDTTLMNKVAAAIANETKSRGIRHILSPVVNLATDARWGRVEETYGEDPVLSAAMGVAFVKAFEQRGIITNPKHFAVNHGEGGRDSYPIHYNERLLEETYFVPFKAVIQKGGARSIMTAYNSLDGSPCSANDWLLNKKLRKDWGFKGFVLSDAGATGGANVLHFTAADYAEAGKQAIENGLDVIFQTAYEHHQLFEKHFLDKSMRPGAIDSAVARVLRAKFELGLFEKPYVDASMLEQWSIQQHRELAKEAAIRSMVLLKNDHQVLPFTTSLKKIAVLGTDAVEARLGGYSGPGIHKQSILAGIQERAGNNWQVVYAPGPGRQHQTWTVVPDSCLFTMQNGKRVPGLSAAYFNNITLQGTPVLSRVDAAINFQWTLFSPDPAKINYDFFSARWTGKIQSPVTGNVDIGIDGNDGYRLFINDQLIIDNWQKQSYATKLANFHFEKEKAYDIRVEYFEPAGNARFHLIWNAGVQDSSEYKIQQAVNAAAGADIAVVVAGIEEGEFRDRASLALPGLQDEMLQRVAASGKRVVVLLVGGSAVTMRNWLDKVNGVLDVWYPGEAGGDAVAAILFGDRSPSGKLPITFPVSEAQLPLVYNHKPTGRGDDYNNLTGMPLFPFGFGLSYTSFTYSDLRLAKHVIKTGETLSLSFKLKNTGNYKSDEVVQLYLHDELASVARPVKELKAFQRVSLDKGEEKEIRFNITPDMLTMLNVNMKEVIEPGQFRIMIGCSSSDIRLREIFEVK
- a CDS encoding GDCCVxC domain-containing (seleno)protein, with protein sequence MSNTAVQLQSIITCPHCGHQKEETMPTDACQYFYVCENCHQRLQPKAGDCCVYCSYGSVKCPPVQQGTCHC
- the merTP gene encoding mercuric transport protein MerTP translates to MSNEKNNKILLGSGLVLALTSSLCCIVPALAIISGTGSAVAAFSWAAPLRPYLLGATVLILGFAFYQAYKPKAKDECACETKRSFLQSKSFLWIVAAVSLLLSAFPYYAKYLQPQIPQQQAANHLPNQQQAVLHLQGMDCEACEGHVNNALLKKKGVQQVHTSYPQGTVTIQFDSTSISLQQLAGVIENETGYKVISPSPGK
- a CDS encoding metalloregulator ArsR/SmtB family transcription factor, which gives rise to MRRTCIRENANPEQINDCREKIADNERSFSQLSGILSLAGNDVRLKILYLLEEEKELCPCDLSDILGMSIPAISQHLRKMKDGNIIESRKEGQTIFYSLKTEHLKLLRPFFKIINQLNAKAAAI
- a CDS encoding pyridoxamine 5'-phosphate oxidase family protein, which translates into the protein MEESIIRFIERQTCASICCVDGDGRPHCFACYYAFDSSKALLYFKSSPGSRHMQLLLRQPAVSGTILPDRIRLLAVQGLQFHGMWLPKDHPSIPSATEKYHLKYPFALAIPGEVSAIQLQSVKMASRKPGGKK
- a CDS encoding NAD(P)-dependent oxidoreductase; amino-acid sequence: MRNILITGASGFIGSALVDEALQRGFNTFAGIRNSSRRKYLAHPGIRFLELDLSDDEALDLALRGFRDRYDKLDVVIHAAGVTKAVRPADYRVVNCGHTRRLVHALMRNGLIPRKFVYLSSLASFGPGVKRTPISLAQERNPVSKYGQSKLEAEQFLFALRDFPFVIINPTAVYGPRDTGFLPVLKCLQQRLDIGLRDEGRLLSFLHVNDLCQAVFLCVESPVLHKQFLISDLRVYTQKSFAHIAGSVLNKSAIPVALPAWMVSGVASIAEAMGYITGRATFLNRDRLRDFKALNWSVCCPEMTELGFKPCFGLEEGLRQAIGWYREAGWLKQ